One region of Haloprofundus salilacus genomic DNA includes:
- a CDS encoding glycosyltransferase: MKRLARLSGLLFFLAGLPYALFLLLLGLVRPEGSPAEKRPREPTVSVILPTYNEERIVENKLEDILSLDYPMEKVEVVVVDSSDDATPELVEAFFDERDAPTLTLLREEERRGLAIALNEAYAAATNEVVVKTDCDSKIAPDALREAVANLADPEVQGVTGRNVDVLGGSEVEEGYRDVQARIQTLESHLDSTLIFHGPFSAFERDAIVPIDEDSIADDTELALKIRKNGGRVVFDPAIQYMEASHSAFRKRRKQKDRRAMGLIRLLSRNRDALFNHGLYGWVVLPFNWCFMVISPWALAGGIVLFTLALAAFGGPLALAIPALLLTVVALGSAERLGPAQPAYALFDTQISLWWASVRLLQGEGGPIWEVDAELREAYE; the protein is encoded by the coding sequence ATGAAGCGTCTCGCCCGGCTCTCCGGCTTGTTGTTCTTCCTCGCCGGTCTGCCGTACGCGCTGTTCCTGCTACTGTTGGGACTCGTCCGACCGGAGGGGTCGCCCGCCGAGAAGCGCCCGAGAGAACCGACGGTCAGCGTCATCCTCCCGACGTACAACGAGGAGCGAATCGTCGAGAACAAACTCGAAGATATCCTGTCGCTCGACTACCCGATGGAGAAAGTCGAAGTCGTCGTCGTCGATTCGAGCGACGACGCGACGCCCGAACTCGTCGAGGCGTTCTTCGATGAGCGCGACGCGCCGACGCTGACGCTATTGCGCGAGGAGGAGCGCCGCGGACTGGCAATCGCGCTCAACGAGGCGTACGCGGCGGCGACGAATGAGGTAGTCGTCAAGACCGACTGCGACTCGAAAATCGCGCCCGACGCGCTCCGCGAGGCAGTGGCGAACCTCGCCGACCCCGAGGTGCAGGGCGTGACCGGCCGCAACGTCGACGTGCTCGGCGGCAGCGAGGTCGAGGAGGGGTACCGCGACGTTCAGGCGCGGATTCAGACGCTGGAGTCGCATCTCGACTCGACGCTCATCTTCCACGGCCCGTTCTCGGCGTTCGAGCGCGACGCTATCGTCCCTATCGACGAGGACTCCATCGCCGACGACACGGAGTTGGCGCTGAAGATCCGCAAGAACGGGGGCCGAGTCGTCTTCGACCCGGCGATACAGTACATGGAGGCGTCGCACTCGGCGTTCCGAAAGCGACGAAAGCAGAAGGACCGCCGCGCGATGGGCCTCATCCGTCTGCTCTCGCGCAACCGTGACGCGCTGTTCAACCACGGACTGTACGGCTGGGTCGTCCTCCCGTTCAACTGGTGTTTCATGGTGATTTCGCCGTGGGCGCTGGCCGGCGGCATCGTCCTCTTCACGCTCGCACTGGCGGCGTTCGGTGGTCCGCTCGCACTCGCGATTCCGGCGCTTCTTCTGACCGTTGTCGCGCTGGGGTCGGCGGAGCGACTCGGCCCGGCGCAGCCGGCGTACGCGCTGTTCGACACGCAGATCTCGCTGTGGTGGGCTAGCGTCAGGCTTCTGCAGGGCGAAGGCGGTCCCATCTGGGAGGTAGACGCCGAACTGCGGGAGGCGTACGAGTGA
- the aglJ gene encoding S-layer glycoprotein N-glycosyltransferase AglJ, translating into MDRADVCVLIPTYDEAETIGEVVDGYRAEGFSDILVIDGNSTDGTRDIARQCGARVETQTGTGKGQAIREAMQYIDAPYVLMADGDGTNPPSDAAAMLEPLNRGYEHVVGNRFADMRSGAMTRLNKLGNRIVNRAFAYIHGENFVDILSGYRAFTRESFERLNLTADGFGIETEMSIECAKRNVPTAVVPVTYHPRPDGSDTNLRPFRDGSVIFLELYRRAKTNNPLFYFGSIGTLSTLTGVVMAFYVAFEWFVPPRTSHEVIALGAAAGILFGVQLLIFGVLADMILTFHREQLRRIEELDDGESDASPAKRTQKQRR; encoded by the coding sequence ATGGACCGTGCCGACGTCTGTGTGCTCATTCCGACGTACGACGAGGCCGAGACTATCGGCGAGGTCGTCGACGGATACCGCGCGGAGGGGTTTTCCGACATCCTCGTCATCGACGGCAACTCGACGGACGGCACGCGCGACATCGCCCGCCAGTGCGGTGCGCGCGTCGAGACGCAGACGGGGACGGGAAAGGGGCAAGCGATCCGCGAGGCGATGCAGTACATCGACGCGCCGTACGTGCTGATGGCCGACGGCGACGGAACGAACCCGCCGAGCGACGCCGCTGCGATGCTCGAACCGCTCAACCGCGGCTACGAGCACGTCGTCGGCAACCGCTTCGCCGACATGCGCTCGGGCGCGATGACGAGGTTGAACAAACTCGGTAACCGCATCGTCAACCGCGCGTTCGCCTACATCCACGGGGAGAACTTCGTCGACATCCTCAGCGGTTACCGCGCGTTCACTCGCGAGTCGTTCGAGCGACTCAACCTCACCGCCGACGGCTTCGGCATTGAGACCGAAATGTCTATCGAGTGTGCGAAGCGGAACGTGCCGACGGCGGTCGTACCGGTTACCTACCACCCCCGGCCGGACGGGTCGGACACGAACCTCCGCCCGTTCCGCGACGGCAGCGTCATCTTCCTCGAACTGTACCGCCGCGCGAAGACGAACAACCCGCTGTTTTACTTCGGCAGCATCGGTACGCTCTCGACGCTCACCGGCGTCGTCATGGCCTTTTACGTCGCTTTCGAGTGGTTCGTCCCGCCCCGGACCTCCCACGAGGTCATCGCCCTCGGCGCGGCCGCGGGCATCCTCTTTGGCGTCCAACTGCTCATCTTCGGCGTGCTGGCGGACATGATTCTTACCTTCCACCGCGAACAGCTCCGCCGAATCGAGGAACTCGACGACGGGGAGTCGGACGCGTCGCCGGCTAAGCGAACGCAGAAACAGAGACGGTAA
- a CDS encoding ribbon-helix-helix domain-containing protein — MTEYTTVSIPKELAERVDETIEGTSFSSTSDLVRFLLRSIVIQHQRQGQLTEAEFEEIADQLTDLGYLK; from the coding sequence ATGACGGAGTACACGACCGTCTCCATTCCGAAGGAACTCGCCGAACGCGTCGACGAGACCATCGAAGGGACGAGTTTCTCCAGTACGAGCGACCTCGTCCGGTTCCTGCTCCGGAGTATCGTCATCCAACACCAGCGACAGGGCCAACTCACCGAGGCCGAGTTCGAGGAGATCGCCGACCAACTGACCGACCTCGGTTATCTAAAATAG
- a CDS encoding zinc ribbon domain-containing protein, protein MVNLRRLKPLVAGLLGLTVTGLGHIYLRRWRRAAAWLLLVIVVGQVFVSPETLDFVNASFAQGGLFAPPQTPIPSAVLEELLLLSVVATASAVDAYLVGVRSLRDAEAEAGTGTSAADAVGATAADSTADATVNCPNCGKEFEAGMEFCPWCAERVAVADDEN, encoded by the coding sequence ATGGTCAATCTCCGACGGCTGAAGCCGCTCGTCGCCGGGTTGCTCGGGTTGACCGTCACCGGTCTCGGACATATCTACCTGCGACGGTGGCGGCGCGCGGCGGCGTGGCTACTTCTCGTCATCGTCGTCGGGCAGGTGTTCGTCTCCCCGGAGACGCTCGACTTCGTCAACGCGTCGTTCGCGCAGGGCGGACTGTTCGCGCCCCCGCAGACGCCGATTCCGTCGGCGGTGCTCGAAGAGTTGCTTTTGCTCTCGGTCGTCGCCACGGCGAGCGCCGTCGACGCGTACCTCGTCGGCGTTCGGTCGCTGAGAGACGCCGAAGCCGAGGCAGGAACCGGGACCTCGGCCGCCGACGCTGTCGGCGCTACCGCCGCGGATTCGACCGCCGACGCGACGGTGAACTGCCCCAACTGCGGCAAGGAGTTCGAGGCCGGGATGGAGTTCTGCCCGTGGTGCGCCGAGCGAGTCGCCGTCGCCGACGACGAGAACTGA
- a CDS encoding TetR/AcrR family transcriptional regulator — MGDTETTDRPTRDAIMKATFTALTKHGYAGLTMQKIADEFDKSKSLLHYHYDTKDELLVALLDYMLAQLDERLALDEESDPLDRLTTLVDMLLFGPDREAHKAFQTTLLELRAQAPHNEAFREQLATNDAAIHDLFVDIVADGVEQGTFREVDPDAVATLVLSALQGARVRWVTLDEDDAPDELRDALFQYLIDELRPEDDA; from the coding sequence ATGGGTGACACCGAGACGACGGACAGACCGACGCGCGACGCCATCATGAAGGCAACGTTCACCGCGCTGACCAAGCACGGCTACGCCGGCCTGACGATGCAGAAAATCGCCGACGAGTTCGACAAGAGCAAGTCGCTTCTGCACTACCACTACGACACCAAAGACGAACTGCTCGTCGCGCTGCTCGACTACATGCTGGCACAACTCGACGAGCGCCTCGCGCTTGACGAGGAGTCAGACCCGCTGGACCGCCTGACGACGCTTGTCGACATGCTACTGTTCGGTCCTGACCGCGAGGCGCACAAGGCGTTTCAGACGACGCTCTTGGAACTTCGGGCACAGGCGCCTCACAACGAGGCGTTCCGCGAGCAGTTGGCGACCAACGACGCCGCCATCCACGACCTGTTCGTCGACATCGTCGCCGACGGCGTCGAACAGGGGACGTTCCGCGAGGTCGACCCCGACGCCGTCGCGACGCTCGTGCTCTCGGCGCTGCAGGGCGCGCGCGTCCGCTGGGTGACGCTCGACGAGGACGACGCGCCCGACGAACTCCGCGACGCGCTCTTTCAGTATCTCATCGACGAACTCCGTCCCGAGGACGACGCGTAG
- a CDS encoding VOC family protein — MLVGLAHLGLEVKYLDRARSFYGDRLGLDPERASERTLVYPVGPVDLRICRPTGVPRGGLHTHFAFSAPGEEYDRWLDRLAELQPEEVQFGSYRSLYVDDPDDHCVEIGGTDGEGGGDDASAAADASPPSLTGIFEVVLEVTDLDAAERRYAELGFEEVDRGDDRRRVRLRGPAEPREDSPYRPFDLELWEPQLGLADARGGVHVELGLAVDDPQATAATFSEFACESLATDAADERRLRDPDGHVLTFVPADTDASFG, encoded by the coding sequence ATGCTGGTCGGTCTCGCACACCTCGGGCTGGAAGTGAAGTACCTCGACCGCGCGCGGTCGTTCTACGGCGACCGCCTCGGTCTCGATCCAGAGCGCGCCTCAGAGCGGACGCTCGTCTACCCCGTCGGTCCCGTCGACCTGCGAATTTGCCGTCCGACGGGCGTCCCGCGCGGCGGACTCCACACCCACTTCGCGTTCTCGGCGCCCGGCGAGGAGTACGACCGGTGGCTGGACCGCCTCGCGGAGTTACAGCCCGAGGAGGTGCAGTTCGGGTCGTACCGGTCGCTGTACGTCGACGACCCCGACGACCACTGCGTCGAGATCGGCGGCACCGACGGCGAGGGGGGTGGGGATGACGCTTCCGCCGCCGCCGACGCTTCCCCGCCGTCGCTGACGGGTATCTTCGAGGTCGTCCTCGAAGTGACCGACCTCGACGCCGCGGAGCGACGGTACGCCGAACTCGGCTTCGAGGAGGTCGACCGCGGCGACGACCGGCGGCGTGTTCGCCTCCGTGGACCGGCCGAGCCTCGCGAAGACTCGCCTTATCGCCCATTCGACCTCGAACTGTGGGAACCGCAGTTGGGACTCGCCGACGCGCGCGGCGGCGTCCACGTGGAGTTGGGTCTCGCCGTCGACGACCCCCAAGCGACCGCGGCGACGTTCTCCGAGTTCGCCTGTGAGTCACTGGCCACCGACGCCGCCGATGAGCGACGACTCCGCGATCCAGACGGGCACGTGCTGACGTTCGTCCCTGCCGACACCGACGCGTCGTTCGGGTGA
- a CDS encoding cupin domain-containing protein, translating into MPEYRKVSVESVPNTPNPTREKKEIDEAVGATEFGFNVFTAEPGEQIPWGYHRHPDHEELFYVLSGELRVETPDGEFRVGTDEAFFVPRGAPNRAVAAGEEPCRFVAVGAPKDADGAVIEEECPACGDATDRTYEAVEDAGRTVYVLSCAECGVETRRFE; encoded by the coding sequence ATGCCCGAGTACCGCAAGGTGTCCGTGGAGTCGGTGCCGAACACGCCGAACCCGACACGCGAGAAGAAGGAGATAGACGAGGCGGTCGGCGCGACCGAGTTCGGTTTCAACGTCTTCACCGCCGAACCGGGCGAGCAGATCCCGTGGGGGTACCATCGCCATCCCGATCACGAGGAACTGTTCTACGTGCTCTCGGGCGAACTCCGCGTCGAGACGCCCGACGGCGAGTTCCGGGTTGGGACGGACGAGGCGTTCTTCGTTCCGAGAGGCGCGCCGAACCGCGCCGTCGCCGCGGGTGAGGAACCCTGCAGATTCGTCGCCGTCGGCGCGCCGAAAGACGCCGACGGCGCGGTTATCGAGGAGGAGTGTCCGGCCTGCGGCGACGCGACCGACCGAACGTACGAGGCGGTCGAAGACGCTGGGCGGACGGTGTACGTCCTCTCCTGTGCGGAGTGCGGCGTCGAGACGCGGCGCTTCGAGTGA
- a CDS encoding DUF5779 family protein — protein MSEFDLDLRNAESHIENAEIRGDVVLGVLDGSTEPAEWVRNVREGNVLVLSVHGDLNKLAAGFAREVKDMGGQLMHFRKFLVVSPPGVDIDTDRLR, from the coding sequence ATGAGCGAGTTCGACCTCGACCTGCGAAACGCCGAATCCCACATCGAGAACGCCGAGATCCGCGGCGACGTGGTTCTCGGCGTTCTCGACGGGTCGACCGAACCGGCCGAGTGGGTCCGAAATGTCAGAGAAGGAAACGTGCTGGTGTTGTCAGTACACGGCGACCTAAACAAACTCGCTGCCGGGTTCGCCCGCGAGGTCAAGGACATGGGAGGCCAACTGATGCACTTCCGGAAGTTCCTCGTCGTCAGTCCGCCGGGCGTCGACATCGACACGGACCGACTGCGGTGA
- a CDS encoding LeuA family protein → MTRRTRRIPRRVEFFDGTLNCESEIETVRLFDTTLRDGEQSPRTSFSYDDKREIASILDAMGTHVVEAGFPVNSDAEFEAVRDIAAATETTTCGLARVVDGDVEAALDAGVDMVHVFVSTSDVQLQDSMHASRNEAVERAVASVERVKEAGVDAMFSPMDATRTDEAFLYEIIEAVTEADVDWINVPDTCGVATPTRFGDLIGSIKEHTDARIDVHTHDDFGLASANAMAGFEAGATQAQVSVNGIGERAGNAAFEEVVMAAESIYGVDTGVDTTRITELSRIVEEKSDIPVPANKPVVGRNAFSHESGIHAAGVIENADTFEPGVMTPEMVGAKREFVLGKHTGTHSVRKRLEDAGYSPTDAEVRQITRRIKDYGADGGRVTMSVLEQFARDTGVEEPEEVQA, encoded by the coding sequence ATGACACGGAGGACACGTCGGATACCCCGGCGGGTCGAGTTCTTCGACGGCACACTGAACTGCGAATCTGAAATCGAGACGGTACGACTGTTCGACACCACCCTGCGCGACGGCGAGCAGTCGCCGCGTACCTCGTTCAGCTACGACGACAAGCGGGAGATTGCGTCGATTCTCGACGCGATGGGCACTCACGTCGTCGAGGCTGGGTTCCCTGTCAACTCCGACGCGGAGTTCGAGGCGGTCCGCGACATCGCGGCCGCGACGGAGACGACGACCTGCGGGCTCGCCCGCGTCGTCGACGGCGACGTGGAAGCCGCGCTGGACGCCGGTGTCGACATGGTCCACGTGTTCGTCAGCACCAGTGACGTACAGCTACAGGACTCGATGCACGCCTCCCGCAATGAGGCGGTCGAGCGAGCGGTCGCATCGGTCGAACGAGTGAAGGAGGCGGGCGTCGACGCGATGTTCTCGCCGATGGACGCCACGCGGACCGACGAGGCGTTCCTCTACGAGATCATCGAGGCCGTCACCGAGGCGGACGTCGACTGGATCAACGTCCCCGACACGTGTGGGGTGGCGACGCCGACGCGCTTCGGCGACCTCATCGGATCCATCAAAGAGCACACCGACGCGCGCATCGACGTCCACACACACGACGACTTCGGCCTCGCCAGCGCCAACGCGATGGCGGGGTTCGAGGCGGGCGCGACGCAGGCGCAGGTGTCGGTCAACGGCATCGGCGAACGCGCCGGCAACGCCGCCTTTGAGGAGGTCGTCATGGCCGCCGAGAGTATCTACGGCGTCGACACCGGCGTCGACACCACGCGCATCACCGAACTCTCCCGCATCGTCGAGGAGAAGTCGGACATCCCGGTGCCGGCGAACAAACCGGTTGTCGGACGGAACGCCTTCTCGCACGAGAGCGGCATCCACGCAGCGGGCGTCATCGAGAACGCCGACACCTTCGAACCCGGCGTGATGACGCCGGAGATGGTCGGCGCGAAACGCGAGTTCGTGCTGGGCAAACACACCGGCACGCACTCGGTCCGGAAACGACTGGAGGACGCGGGCTACTCGCCGACGGACGCCGAAGTCCGCCAGATAACCCGCCGCATCAAGGACTACGGCGCGGACGGCGGCCGCGTCACGATGAGCGTGCTGGAACAGTTCGCCCGCGACACGGGCGTCGAGGAACCGGAGGAGGTCCAGGCCTGA
- the ilvB gene encoding biosynthetic-type acetolactate synthase large subunit, translating into MSEQQTAATTDETTDAATETDGKRTPVTTGASSVVRALENAGVEAAFGVQGGAIMPIYDALYDSDIHHVTMAHEQGAAHAADAYGVVRGDPGVCLATSGPGATNLVTGIADADMDSDAMLALTGQVPSTMVGSDAFQETDTTGVTAPITKHNYFASDADTVGDTVGEAFALAAEGRPGPTLVDLPKDTTMAETDREPGPAKPPETTTPPTDAEIESVKTAARAIERAEKPLLLFGGGVVKANATEEARAFAVDNGIPVVTTMPAIGSMPEDHELCLSWAGMHGTGYANMAVTHCDLLVAVGCRFDDRLTGGVDTFAPEAEVVHVDVDEAEISKNVHADYPVVGDAKAVLEQFADEVGQSPDAREWRQQCQTWKEEYPLAYETPEDKPLKPQFVVEALDEATPDDTIVTTGVGQHQMWAAQFWTFTNPRTWVSSHGLGTMGYGLPAAIGAKLAAPDRDVVCVDGDGSFLMTIQELSVAVREELDITVAVLNNEYIGMVRQWQDAFFDGRRMAAEYDWCPDFAKLAEAFGARGFSAENYDEAADAIEGALAYNGPSVIDFRIDPTENVYPMVASGGANGKFALSEDQL; encoded by the coding sequence ATGAGCGAACAACAGACCGCCGCGACGACCGACGAGACGACGGACGCGGCGACGGAGACCGACGGGAAACGGACGCCGGTCACCACCGGCGCGTCGTCGGTCGTTCGCGCGCTCGAAAACGCGGGCGTCGAAGCCGCGTTCGGCGTGCAGGGCGGGGCCATCATGCCCATCTACGACGCGCTGTACGACTCCGACATCCACCACGTAACGATGGCCCACGAACAGGGGGCGGCGCACGCCGCCGACGCCTATGGCGTCGTCCGGGGCGACCCCGGCGTCTGTCTGGCCACGTCAGGCCCAGGCGCGACGAACCTCGTCACCGGTATCGCCGACGCCGACATGGATTCGGACGCCATGCTCGCGCTGACGGGACAGGTCCCGTCGACGATGGTCGGCTCCGACGCGTTCCAGGAGACCGACACCACCGGCGTCACCGCGCCCATCACGAAGCACAACTACTTCGCGAGCGACGCCGACACCGTCGGCGACACGGTGGGCGAGGCGTTCGCGCTCGCCGCGGAGGGACGACCGGGACCGACGCTGGTCGACCTGCCGAAGGACACGACAATGGCCGAGACTGATCGCGAACCCGGTCCGGCCAAACCCCCCGAGACGACGACGCCGCCGACGGACGCCGAGATTGAATCGGTGAAGACGGCCGCCCGCGCCATCGAGCGCGCGGAGAAACCGTTGCTGCTGTTCGGCGGCGGCGTCGTCAAGGCGAATGCGACCGAAGAAGCCCGAGCGTTTGCCGTCGACAACGGCATTCCCGTCGTCACGACGATGCCCGCCATCGGGTCGATGCCCGAGGACCACGAGCTCTGCCTGTCGTGGGCAGGGATGCACGGCACCGGTTACGCGAACATGGCGGTCACGCACTGCGACCTGCTCGTCGCCGTCGGCTGCCGGTTCGACGACCGACTCACCGGCGGCGTCGACACCTTCGCCCCCGAGGCCGAGGTCGTCCACGTCGACGTCGACGAGGCCGAAATCTCGAAGAACGTCCACGCGGACTACCCGGTCGTCGGCGACGCGAAAGCCGTCCTCGAACAGTTTGCCGACGAAGTCGGCCAGTCGCCGGACGCCCGCGAGTGGCGACAGCAGTGTCAGACGTGGAAGGAGGAGTACCCGCTGGCGTACGAGACGCCCGAAGACAAACCGCTGAAACCGCAGTTCGTCGTCGAGGCGCTCGACGAGGCGACCCCCGACGACACCATCGTCACCACGGGCGTCGGCCAGCACCAGATGTGGGCCGCGCAGTTCTGGACGTTCACGAACCCGCGGACGTGGGTCTCCTCGCACGGTCTCGGCACGATGGGCTACGGTCTCCCCGCGGCCATCGGCGCGAAACTCGCCGCGCCGGACAGAGACGTGGTCTGCGTCGACGGCGACGGCTCCTTTTTGATGACGATTCAGGAGCTGTCGGTCGCCGTCCGCGAGGAACTCGACATCACCGTCGCCGTCCTGAACAACGAGTACATCGGGATGGTCCGGCAGTGGCAGGACGCCTTCTTCGACGGCCGCCGGATGGCCGCCGAGTACGACTGGTGTCCCGACTTCGCCAAACTCGCGGAGGCGTTCGGCGCGCGCGGCTTCAGCGCCGAGAACTACGACGAGGCCGCCGACGCCATCGAGGGCGCGCTGGCCTACAACGGGCCGTCTGTGATCGACTTCCGAATCGATCCGACGGAGAACGTCTACCCGATGGTCGCAAGCGGCGGCGCAAACGGCAAGTTCGCCCTCTCGGAGGACCAGCTATGA
- the ilvN gene encoding acetolactate synthase small subunit, whose protein sequence is MSGDESADAPGYEFDGPGMPGPAPDERPHPDGRRNAHGVRIDPEVEAEPRYRTAVVSALVEHEPGVLSRVSGLFSRRQFNIESLTVGKTTVDGHARITLVVEETDAGIDQVKKQLGKLKPVIQVGELDGDAVRAELVLLKVRGDEPDKVHAITQMYEGETLDAGPRTITVQITGDQQKIDDAVDAFRQFGIIEIARTGQTALARGDTPTTPGEEPGHSTEPKNSTYRDETDAEDN, encoded by the coding sequence ATGAGCGGCGACGAATCGGCCGACGCCCCCGGGTACGAGTTCGACGGACCCGGCATGCCGGGTCCCGCGCCCGACGAGAGACCGCACCCCGACGGTCGACGCAACGCCCACGGCGTCCGCATCGATCCGGAGGTTGAAGCTGAACCACGCTACCGAACGGCCGTCGTCTCCGCGCTGGTCGAACACGAACCGGGCGTGCTCTCGCGCGTCTCGGGGCTATTCTCCCGGCGGCAGTTCAACATCGAGAGCCTCACCGTCGGCAAGACGACGGTCGACGGCCACGCGCGAATCACGCTCGTCGTCGAGGAGACCGACGCCGGCATCGACCAGGTAAAAAAGCAACTGGGGAAGCTCAAACCCGTCATCCAGGTGGGCGAACTCGACGGCGACGCCGTGCGCGCCGAACTCGTCCTCCTGAAAGTACGGGGCGACGAACCCGACAAGGTCCACGCCATCACTCAGATGTACGAGGGCGAGACGCTGGACGCCGGGCCGCGAACCATCACGGTCCAGATAACGGGCGACCAGCAGAAGATAGACGACGCCGTCGACGCGTTCCGGCAGTTCGGCATCATCGAGATCGCGCGGACGGGCCAGACGGCGCTCGCCCGCGGCGACACGCCGACGACGCCCGGCGAGGAACCTGGCCACTCCACCGAACCCAAGAATTCGACGTACCGCGACGAAACCGACGCGGAAGACAACTGA